The Bacteroidales bacterium genome has a segment encoding these proteins:
- a CDS encoding (2Fe-2S)-binding protein: MQIEVEINNNPITAVKGQTILDALRENGIKIPTLCRLEDFTPTGACRLCVVEVEGMDNLVPACSYPLEQGMNINTHSRRVIEARKMIVELLLSNHPDDCLYCERNGNCELQNLAAELNIRERRISGKKNRAKLDLSSSGIVHDPAKCVLCGRCIRICEDIVNITTLEFKGRGNSTSVSTALSKGLNFSSCIQCGQCIQVCPTGALHEKSYFDLIQEAIGNKNETTTVAHYSPSVVVTLAEEFGLKPGKQIVGLINAALRRIGFDKVFDGSFGSDIYIMEQAAELEDRLDKEENLPLLSSSCPAWIKDVEQSYPDLLPYLSTVKSPEQISGAIIKRFCLESKDQGQNDVFSVAITSCPAKKFEAQRQEMTHKGIPDIDAVLTTRELARLIKLYGIDIHALDPESADEPFHKSSSAGKLLASAGGTGEAVLRTLYRNVTGKDMIQPKVGKLRGTKQFKEVSQEISHHQVKVAAVSPLKEVREILQDIRNEGCHYHYMEVMACPGGCVNGGGQPFVEGSKTIRNRIKAIHGIDEKSTVQSSHNNTMVDSFYSKYLGKPFGENSRKILHTSYTKRDILL, encoded by the coding sequence ATGCAAATTGAAGTTGAAATAAACAATAATCCCATTACTGCCGTAAAAGGGCAGACCATTCTTGATGCCCTTAGAGAGAACGGCATTAAAATACCTACCCTTTGCCGGCTGGAGGATTTTACACCTACGGGAGCATGCCGTTTGTGCGTTGTTGAAGTGGAAGGCATGGACAATCTGGTTCCCGCCTGTTCTTATCCTTTGGAACAGGGTATGAACATCAATACCCATTCCCGCAGAGTCATTGAAGCCCGGAAAATGATTGTAGAACTTTTGTTGTCTAACCATCCGGATGATTGTCTTTATTGTGAAAGAAACGGAAACTGTGAGCTTCAGAATCTTGCGGCGGAATTGAATATCCGGGAGCGCAGGATTTCCGGGAAGAAAAATAGGGCCAAACTCGATCTTTCCAGTTCCGGTATTGTCCATGATCCGGCAAAGTGTGTATTATGCGGAAGATGTATCCGGATTTGTGAAGATATTGTCAATATTACCACGCTTGAATTTAAGGGAAGAGGAAACAGTACTTCTGTAAGCACCGCTTTGAGCAAAGGACTTAATTTTTCAAGTTGTATCCAATGTGGCCAGTGTATTCAGGTATGTCCAACAGGTGCGTTACATGAGAAATCCTATTTTGATCTGATTCAGGAGGCCATTGGGAATAAGAATGAAACGACCACTGTAGCCCATTATTCCCCTTCTGTTGTAGTTACTCTGGCAGAGGAATTTGGATTAAAACCGGGGAAACAGATCGTTGGGCTGATTAATGCTGCTTTAAGGCGGATAGGATTTGACAAAGTTTTTGACGGTAGTTTCGGTTCGGACATTTATATAATGGAACAGGCGGCCGAACTGGAAGACAGATTGGATAAGGAAGAAAACCTGCCCCTGCTGAGCAGTTCCTGTCCCGCATGGATAAAAGATGTAGAGCAAAGTTACCCCGATTTGTTGCCTTATCTTTCAACGGTGAAATCGCCCGAACAAATTTCAGGGGCTATAATTAAAAGATTTTGTTTGGAGAGCAAAGATCAGGGTCAGAATGATGTTTTTTCCGTCGCTATAACCTCTTGCCCTGCCAAAAAATTTGAAGCTCAGCGGCAGGAAATGACCCATAAGGGCATTCCTGATATTGACGCTGTGTTGACAACCCGTGAGCTGGCACGTTTGATCAAGCTTTATGGTATCGATATTCATGCGCTTGATCCTGAGAGTGCGGACGAACCTTTTCATAAGAGCAGCTCAGCAGGAAAACTCCTGGCTTCTGCAGGGGGAACGGGTGAGGCCGTTTTACGAACCTTGTATAGAAATGTTACCGGGAAGGACATGATTCAACCAAAGGTTGGTAAGCTACGGGGAACAAAGCAGTTTAAGGAGGTGAGCCAGGAGATCAGTCATCATCAGGTAAAAGTGGCTGCTGTGAGTCCGCTTAAAGAAGTTAGGGAAATTTTACAGGATATACGAAATGAGGGATGCCATTATCACTATATGGAAGTAATGGCATGTCCCGGAGGCTGTGTCAACGGAGGCGGACAGCCGTTTGTAGAAGGTTCTAAAACAATTCGTAACCGGATTAAAGCCATTCACGGTATAGATGAAAAAAGTACGGTACAGTCTTCCCATAACAATACCATGGTAGATAGTTTTTACAGCAAATATCTTGGAAAGCCTTTCGGGGAAAATTCCAGGAAGATTTTGCACACCAGTTATACGAAAAGGGATATATTACTTTGA